In a genomic window of Lacrimispora sp. BS-2:
- a CDS encoding alginate lyase family protein has translation MSKEQYFENRNNYIACEDKVWVADYCQRNWPEEVSHILRIADDAVKHTFLFDLRWDMERTYVPVHFDREVVWDYMPGDDPEFIFQFNRHQFFICLGQAYAMTGDEKYAKAFAELLNSWIKNNPLTEKTKQTTWRSIEAGIRAETWVKAMSYFKDSPSVDDGLVKAYMDCLTVHAEYLMTTYKHFQIKSNWGVIENRGLMEIALALPICDRTKEYLDAALRRLNEEMDVQVTDDGVHWEQSPMYHNEVFHCCLEVLRLARRYDIKLSRKKTEKVRQMAYANIAWKKPNHCQPMQGDSDETDLRDLLAQSAWLFADPVLKFCAYDKMDYDGAWDFLKEGIEGYGKLNAKEPDFLDRVMESTGNLFVRSGWDENADYFHFRCGFLGGGHGHSDKLHVDLVINGEDILMDTGRYYYVPGEARTWFKSALGHNVPLVDGRDYLKCRDAWGVDKMSAAYFGGYKKKGGYRYIQGSHGGYLNGEEGNVWITRKVLAIDTDLYLITDEFFSSEKHTYQQLFHFNNQGKVSRSGRTVRYFGNRADGELTVLTEGCELKLSDSRISRNYNQMETSKQLLAGKEAEGFTSIISVVSGGGKGKYKSPELSLLPVFGTDPTVPLDPSDAEAVSVGWKGKNYVVILAHRDIGDSSDLLTAGGVKGLGTVIVFDTEKQKVGGTVLHW, from the coding sequence ATGTCAAAGGAACAGTATTTTGAAAACAGGAACAATTATATTGCCTGTGAGGACAAGGTGTGGGTCGCAGATTACTGTCAAAGGAACTGGCCTGAGGAAGTAAGCCATATCCTCCGCATTGCAGATGATGCAGTGAAGCATACATTTTTGTTTGATCTGCGGTGGGATATGGAACGAACCTATGTACCGGTGCATTTTGACCGGGAAGTGGTTTGGGACTACATGCCGGGAGATGATCCGGAATTTATTTTTCAGTTCAACCGCCACCAATTCTTTATATGCCTGGGACAGGCATATGCCATGACCGGCGATGAAAAATATGCAAAGGCTTTTGCAGAGCTTTTGAATTCATGGATAAAGAATAACCCTCTGACAGAAAAAACCAAACAAACTACATGGAGGAGCATTGAGGCCGGGATACGGGCGGAAACCTGGGTAAAGGCCATGAGCTATTTTAAGGACAGCCCTTCTGTGGATGACGGACTTGTAAAGGCATATATGGATTGTCTCACTGTTCATGCGGAATACTTAATGACAACCTACAAACATTTCCAGATCAAGAGCAACTGGGGAGTTATTGAGAACCGGGGACTTATGGAGATTGCACTGGCCCTTCCTATCTGTGACCGGACAAAGGAATACTTAGATGCAGCGCTTAGACGTCTTAATGAAGAGATGGATGTGCAGGTTACTGATGACGGAGTGCACTGGGAGCAATCTCCCATGTACCATAACGAGGTGTTTCACTGTTGTCTGGAAGTGCTGCGGTTGGCAAGGCGCTACGACATTAAGCTTTCAAGGAAAAAGACTGAGAAGGTCCGGCAGATGGCCTATGCAAATATTGCATGGAAAAAGCCGAATCATTGCCAGCCCATGCAGGGAGACAGTGATGAAACCGATCTCAGGGACTTATTGGCTCAAAGTGCCTGGCTGTTTGCAGATCCGGTGTTAAAGTTCTGCGCTTATGACAAGATGGATTATGACGGAGCCTGGGACTTCTTAAAAGAAGGAATCGAAGGCTATGGGAAGCTTAATGCAAAAGAACCGGATTTCTTAGACAGGGTCATGGAAAGCACCGGAAATCTTTTTGTCCGGTCCGGATGGGATGAAAACGCGGATTATTTCCACTTCCGCTGCGGTTTTCTTGGGGGAGGCCACGGCCATTCCGATAAGCTGCATGTGGATCTTGTGATCAACGGAGAAGATATCCTTATGGATACCGGGCGTTACTATTATGTGCCCGGTGAAGCGAGAACCTGGTTTAAAAGCGCCCTGGGCCACAACGTTCCCCTGGTAGACGGCCGTGACTATTTAAAGTGCCGGGATGCATGGGGCGTGGATAAGATGTCCGCTGCCTATTTTGGCGGCTATAAGAAAAAGGGCGGGTACCGCTATATTCAGGGAAGTCATGGTGGATATTTAAACGGAGAAGAGGGAAATGTGTGGATCACCAGAAAAGTGCTGGCAATTGATACGGACCTTTATCTGATCACCGATGAATTTTTCTCCAGTGAAAAACACACATACCAGCAGCTTTTCCATTTTAACAACCAGGGAAAGGTATCACGCTCCGGACGAACTGTGCGCTATTTTGGCAACAGGGCCGACGGGGAATTGACGGTTCTGACAGAGGGCTGTGAGCTGAAACTGTCAGATAGCCGGATTTCCAGAAATTATAACCAGATGGAAACAAGTAAGCAGCTTTTGGCCGGTAAAGAAGCAGAAGGCTTTACTTCCATTATTTCTGTTGTTTCAGGAGGGGGAAAAGGAAAATACAAATCACCGGAGCTTTCTCTTCTTCCTGTATTCGGGACGGATCCAACGGTTCCATTAGATCCTTCTGATGCGGAAGCGGTATCTGTTGGCTGGAAGGGAAAGAACTATGTGGTCATTTTGGCCCATCGTGATATCGGGGATTCTTCTGACCTGCTTACAGCAGGAGGCGTGAAGGGACTT